The Clupea harengus chromosome 26, Ch_v2.0.2, whole genome shotgun sequence region GTAAGTTGCTTGTTCATCGCAATGcgttatatatatttaaaacacttgaattttagagaatggtTAACTCCTGCTTCTCAATGTGAGACCTATTCATTGAGCAGAAACTGAATGAACAGAAATACTGTGGGTTTATTTTAGTCATGGGATAATATCTGCAGTCTGGTACATTCAAAAGAGATTTTCTACTCCAGCTCTGTAATTCATGTGCGTTTATCtcagtttacatttacatttaatctcTAGGTAGACACTTATCCTAAGTCACATACAAGTGACTTTCTAGCAATTTTAGAAAAtaaccaatatatatatatatatatatatatatatatatatataaaagagaTGTGTTTGCCTTAATTGTAGAAATTACATCACaggtagaggagaagagagcgtATATTGCTGACAGATTATTTGCTCATATTATAGGAGATGTTCAAAGGATCCAGTCTAACAAAAGAAGCATAACGGAgccaaaaagaaacaaagagagatgcTGTGAGTATATCTTAGTCATGGGAtaatatctgcagtctgttcaaagtcaaagtcaaaagtcaaagtagctttattgtcaattactttgcatgttaagacatacaaaggaatcgaaaaaaacgtttcccactctcccacggtgaaacatataagtgcacacgcacaacaacagataagacaagacatatagatatacatatacatatacatatagttatacaCATGCAGATACCTGTACAGCAGCATATTGTTACTCTCAATAGAGAGAAAGGGTCTGCCATCATTTTTCCTGAAACTCTGCAATTCATGTGTATGTgactcaaagttcaaagttcaaaagttcaaagtactttatttgtcattgtcacaaaaacaacgagacagtagaggcagcaacagacagctaaaaatgtaggttgctgtggacattaactgccacagctaaataataataaataacaatcaatgaatagataaataaatatccctgagtaaattaaaaaagaaatatatacattgaggtgcatcaatagttgcagggtggagtgttaagagtgcagtctatcagggcgggccgggccgggccgggggggaggtggggtggttttgggtgagctgttgagaagccttattgcacgagggtaaaagctctttgccattctggaggtgcgcgcttttgttgatctgaaccttttccctaACGGGAGTAGCGGGAACAAataatgggcagggtgggaagggtccgtgaggatgcgatttgaacgctgcaggcatcgggaggaggagatggaatagatgtcgggcagcgctgctccgatgatcctgcctgctgttttaatcagcctctgTTCACATTTAGTCTCTAAttagacacttttatcctaagTCACTTACAAGTGACATTCAATTCTAGCAAATAGATATATGTACCAGTATTTTaccagacagaggagaagagagttgatttttttgttttcttataATATTATAGCAGACAATCAAAGGATCCAATCCAACAAGACCGGGACTGCTGAGGAAAAAAgaatcaaagagagagagagaggtcacaaACGCCCCCCGCGCAGAAAGGCTTCACACCAGGAAGTACATAAGCGACTGGACACCAGGAAGAAACAACacgaatgctcccagtgtttcaaaacatttactAAACGTTTTAATCTTGTAAGTCATCAACGAACACACACGGAAGAAAGGCCGTATccgtgcagtacatgtgggaaggcctttaaacAAAAgtctactctcaagacacaccagctGATCCATAATGTGGAAAAGCCACATCAATGCACCACATGCGACAAGGCTTTTAAACAAGTGGGTCATCTCCAGAGACACCAGATGACCCATAATGTGGAGAAGCCACATCAGTGCACTACTTGTGGGAAGGCTTTTAGGACTAGATCACGTCTCATCAACCATCAGCTCACACATCCTGGAGAAAGGCCACATCCCTGTTCggagtgtggaaaggcctttaggcACTCGTCCACCCTCAGGATAcatcagaggatccacactggggaaaagccgtatcagtgcaCGACATGCGGGAAGAGATTCATCTCTAGCTCAAATCTCACCATCCATCGGGCCACACACGCCGCGGAAAAGCCTTACAAGTGTTCTCATTGCGGAAATGCCTTTTCTCAAATGTCCAATCTCAGGACACACCAGAAGCTCCACAGCGGGGAAAAGCCGCACCAGTGTTCTCAGTGCGGAAAGACTTTCAGTCACACGGCCAGTCTCAAGAAACACCTGAAGGTCCATgttggggaaaagccacaccagtgttcGCAGTGCAGCAAGGCCTTTAGTCTAATAAGTAATCTCAAGAggcaccagaggatccataccggggaaaagccgtatcagtgtactATATGTGAAAAGTACTTCAGGTACAGCTGTGACCTCGTCGTCCATCAGGTCACGCATAcaggggaaaagccacatcagtgcacccagtgtggaaaggcctttacccaaatgtctcatctcaagagacacaacaggatccatactggggaaaagccgtatcagtgtactATATGTGAAAAGTACTTCAGGTACAGCTCTGACCTCACCACTCATCGGCTCATCCACAGTGGGGAAAAACCCCATCAGtgctctcagtgtggaaaggcctttagccaaatatctcatctcaagaaacaccaaaggatccattcaaatgatgtgctACCCTAACATGATAGAGTTTTACTTACTGAactatttttttaattgttgaGTTTTTAACAACAGttaatgtttatgattaaatgtaattttcttcctgttttgaaatgtgtgttGGGATAAAGATTGAAACCTacgtttggtgtgtgtgtggttgtataaTAGATAATCTACAAGCAGGCTATTACCACATGTAGTGTATTACCACATGTAGCTTTCTAGATATATGGCCTAAACAGCACCTCGTATGAAGGCTGTAGGCTTATCAACAGCTCAAAGATGTGTAAGCGTctgagatgggggagggggagactaAAATGTCTCTCCGTTCCTCATTATAGGAAACTCTGTATTTCTTCTGTTAAATATTCTCATGTAAAATGTGGAAGAGATTCCGAGGGAACTGTTGTATTGTTGACAGAAAAACATGCCAGTTATATTTATCCTGAACAGAAAGGGACTTCACATGTATGGATTCagttaaaaaaggaactcacttCCTCAGATCTTCACATTTACCGGTGTGACCTCTATATGACTCCCCTTTCAAATACTACAATCAGAAATAATGATccataataaaaataataactatACACTTTTGAGTCTGAAATCACACAGTTCTAATCTGAAGGCTCAGTCTTGGTGATGGGAGGCATGAATGGCAGGGAACTGACAGAGAATCAGATTATATTAATTCAAActggaatacatacattaatgacacacagataaatcaaagcaaacatcTTGAAAGACCATTCGAGGGCAATGACAgtattgtaaacagaaatgCCAAACACTTACTGCAG contains the following coding sequences:
- the LOC105905950 gene encoding zinc finger protein OZF-like; translated protein: MILKEEKYSPKEIKDEEEFDLSEYGHYVSSPTRDVQRIQSNKRSITEPKRNKERCSDNQRIQSNKTGTAEEKRIKERERGHKRPPRRKASHQEVHKRLDTRKKQHECSQCFKTFTKRFNLVSHQRTHTEERPYPCSTCGKAFKQKSTLKTHQLIHNVEKPHQCTTCDKAFKQVGHLQRHQMTHNVEKPHQCTTCGKAFRTRSRLINHQLTHPGERPHPCSECGKAFRHSSTLRIHQRIHTGEKPYQCTTCGKRFISSSNLTIHRATHAAEKPYKCSHCGNAFSQMSNLRTHQKLHSGEKPHQCSQCGKTFSHTASLKKHLKVHVGEKPHQCSQCSKAFSLISNLKRHQRIHTGEKPYQCTICEKYFRYSCDLVVHQVTHTGEKPHQCTQCGKAFTQMSHLKRHNRIHTGEKPYQCTICEKYFRYSSDLTTHRLIHSGEKPHQCSQCGKAFSQISHLKKHQRIHSNDVLP